In one window of Gossypium arboreum isolate Shixiya-1 chromosome 4, ASM2569848v2, whole genome shotgun sequence DNA:
- the LOC108459118 gene encoding uncharacterized mitochondrial protein AtMg00860-like codes for MGQGQRALGRGAGSITVRQPILVSATRRREDRDAPDVITVSAEGIRVDLRKIEAVLDWKRPKNVSDIRSFLGLVGYYGRFVEGFSLIAAPLTKLLHKGVPFD; via the exons ATGGGCCAAGGACAGAGAGCACTGGGCAGAGGTGCAGGGTCGATTACGGTGAGGCAGCCTATTTTGGTCTCCGCTACTCGTCGTCGTGAGGACAGAGatgctccagatgtcattacaG tttctgctgaggggatacGAGTCGATCTTCGTAAGATTGAGGCGGTGTTGGATTGGAAAAGGCCGAAGAATGTGTCTGACATCCGTAGCTTTCTGGGGCTGGTAGGATATTATGGACGTTTTGTAGAAGGGTTCTCCTTGATCGCAGCTCCATTGACTAAGCTTCTGCATAAAGGAGTTCCTTTCGATTAG